A part of Entelurus aequoreus isolate RoL-2023_Sb linkage group LG03, RoL_Eaeq_v1.1, whole genome shotgun sequence genomic DNA contains:
- the LOC133645645 gene encoding acireductone dioxygenase-like, which produces MGIEAWYMDNSDEDQRKPHKLQPNQPVLLETLKNIGVLHWKLNADIHEDDPQLQLIREEQGYSYMDIITVEKNTLANYEEMLKRFYTEHLHLDNELRYILDGQAYFDVRDKEDRWIRIAVGKGDLITLPAGIYHRFTLDETNYAKSMRLFGGKPIWKCHNRPADDLESRKKYVASLQSGCNGAKHHMIDH; this is translated from the exons ATGGGGATCGAAGCTTGGTACATGGACAACTCTGACGAAGACCAGAGGAAGCCGCACAAACTTCAGCCGAATCAGCCCGTTTTGTTGGAGACTTTAAAAAACATCGGAGTTCTTCACTGGAAG cTGAATGCAGACATCCATGAGGATGACCCACAGTTGCAGCTGATCAGGGAAGAGCAAGGCTACTCTTACATGGACATCATCACCGTTGAGAAGAACACACTGGCAAATTATGAGGAGATG TTAAAGAGGTTCTATACGGAACACCTACATTTGGACAATGAGCTTCGCTACATCCTTGATGGCCAGGCATATTTCGACGTCCGGGACAAGGAGGACCGCTGGATAAGAATCGCTGTGGGCAAAGGTGACCTGATTACGCTGCCAGCTGGCATATACCACCGCTTCACATTGGACGAGACC AACTACGCAAAGTCCATGAGGCTGTTTGGGGGGAAGCCGATTTGGAAATGCCACAACCGGCCAGCGGATGACCTCGAGAGTCGAAAGAAGTATGTGGCTTCTCTGCAGAGCGGCTGTAACGGAGCAAAGCACCACATGATCGACCACTAG